One part of the Halostagnicola larsenii XH-48 genome encodes these proteins:
- a CDS encoding winged helix-turn-helix domain-containing protein: MKLRQPTDFLILESLEDKGRNVATNLSAHTDKSRKNINTRLPVLEDYGLVEKIGPAKRSGLYEITSLGKAALVYQDQYDEVDDFEELIEGPSAGNVESAGASATSFARGEEDTDDE, translated from the coding sequence ATGAAACTTAGACAACCAACCGATTTCCTGATCCTCGAGTCACTTGAGGACAAAGGACGCAACGTCGCAACGAACCTCTCTGCGCACACGGACAAGAGTCGAAAGAATATCAACACTCGATTGCCAGTTCTCGAGGACTACGGACTCGTCGAGAAGATTGGCCCCGCCAAACGTTCCGGGCTGTACGAAATTACATCGCTCGGAAAGGCCGCACTGGTTTACCAGGACCAGTACGACGAAGTGGACGATTTCGAGGAACTCATCGAAGGGCCCTCCGCTGGCAATGTTGAATCGGCAGGCGCCTCGGCGACGAGTTTCGCTCGTGGCGAGGAAGACACAGACGACGAATAA
- a CDS encoding winged helix-turn-helix domain-containing protein, whose translation MPVEFPPSEDDADLERVVTVLDDAACRKILSTLEEPMSANEIAAAAELPLSTTYKKLDLLSEASLVRETAAIRPDRHRTSRYVADFTEIAIDLDEERTLQVSIDRSNSRKTDIWAEIAADFSQ comes from the coding sequence ATGCCAGTCGAGTTTCCGCCGTCCGAGGACGACGCAGATCTCGAGCGTGTCGTCACCGTTCTGGACGATGCCGCCTGTCGGAAGATACTCTCGACACTCGAGGAACCGATGTCGGCTAACGAAATCGCGGCGGCGGCGGAACTTCCGCTTTCGACGACGTACAAAAAATTGGATCTGTTGTCCGAAGCCTCGCTCGTGCGTGAGACGGCTGCGATCCGTCCCGACCGACACCGAACGTCCAGATACGTCGCGGATTTCACCGAGATCGCGATCGATCTCGACGAGGAGCGCACGTTGCAGGTCTCGATCGACCGATCGAACTCTCGAAAGACTGATATATGGGCCGAAATCGCCGCGGATTTCTCCCAGTAG
- a CDS encoding cob(I)yrinic acid a,c-diamide adenosyltransferase, producing the protein MTTDRTPESTLEKTPGQGRSPEAAEIEPSAPDEFGLVQVWWGDGKGKTTATLGMGMRAAGHGYRVHLLQFMKGGASSVDAVRGEYNAIAALPAISYENLGHYGWHGMQDGSDETDHEAEAQAGLERTYELLEAASAADLSTPFALDGAAEDGVHMLVLDEILYAADRELIEKDDVLELIEAKPDGLELVLSGSHTRPEYLIDDADLVTNVSKEKHPIDENQRARRGTEY; encoded by the coding sequence ATGACCACGGACCGCACTCCCGAATCGACCCTCGAGAAGACTCCCGGTCAGGGACGATCCCCCGAAGCCGCCGAAATCGAACCGTCAGCGCCCGATGAATTCGGACTCGTCCAGGTCTGGTGGGGCGACGGGAAAGGAAAGACGACGGCGACGCTCGGGATGGGAATGCGCGCCGCCGGTCACGGCTATCGCGTTCACCTCCTGCAGTTCATGAAAGGTGGGGCCTCGAGCGTCGATGCGGTCCGAGGAGAGTACAACGCCATCGCTGCGCTCCCTGCGATTTCCTACGAAAACCTCGGCCACTACGGTTGGCACGGCATGCAAGACGGCAGTGACGAAACCGATCACGAAGCCGAGGCACAGGCCGGCCTCGAACGAACCTACGAGCTGCTCGAGGCGGCGTCTGCCGCGGACCTCTCGACGCCGTTTGCGCTTGACGGCGCTGCGGAAGATGGCGTTCACATGCTCGTTTTAGACGAGATCCTGTACGCTGCGGATCGTGAGTTGATCGAGAAAGACGACGTCCTCGAGCTCATCGAGGCGAAACCGGACGGCCTCGAATTGGTTCTCTCCGGCAGTCACACCCGTCCCGAGTACCTGATCGACGACGCCGATCTCGTGACGAACGTCAGCAAGGAGAAACATCCGATCGACGAGAACCAGCGTGCGAGACGCGGAACCGAGTATTGA
- a CDS encoding CopG family transcriptional regulator: MAKDTVRYPDDVVEEIDGLVEDGMFESKSEFYRFSAEYVLTLVNPDHEVETFNFDEIKSELNISDSERPPMANTDGGTFFLESVIAVRKQGLRGNYEAAERFIDTHYDQTDQECLILEELLGTYRREADANSA; encoded by the coding sequence ATGGCGAAAGATACCGTCAGGTACCCGGACGATGTTGTCGAGGAGATTGACGGTCTCGTCGAAGACGGTATGTTCGAGAGCAAATCCGAGTTCTATCGCTTCTCTGCGGAGTACGTACTCACGCTCGTCAACCCCGATCACGAAGTTGAAACGTTCAACTTCGACGAAATCAAGAGTGAACTGAACATCTCGGATTCGGAGCGCCCTCCGATGGCGAACACTGACGGTGGGACGTTCTTCCTCGAGTCCGTGATCGCCGTCCGGAAGCAGGGACTCCGTGGAAATTACGAGGCGGCAGAGCGGTTTATCGACACGCACTACGATCAGACCGACCAGGAGTGTCTCATTCTCGAGGAGTTGTTAGGCACGTATCGGCGGGAAGCGGACGCAAACTCCGCATAA
- a CDS encoding alpha,alpha-trehalose-phosphate synthase (UDP-forming), giving the protein MRDIEERGQSIGRRNVSTTNRIDSNYQREGQTELSTQSPSLSTVCPESLIVVSNRQPYRHEFDDATDGSSDSDSDSRPAESGHSTEPDRKITVDEPAGGLTAGLDPVLCRSNGTWIAWGDGEADELAVDQNDCVHVPPDDEAYTLRRLWLSDEAVDSYYYGFSNRVLWPLCHGFEHLLDDRPGDLEWYRRVNEQFATAVSEHVSEESVVWLQDYHLGFAPALIRERVPDSVTIAHFWHIPWPSPETFDHCPAGRELLAGLLGNDLLGFHVDRYAELFVECVDTHLPDATVHRPTRTIRYDGNETRVVATPMGVDAPTYATTSREVDSGQWSSICSKYDISQSNAIGLGVDRLDYTKGIPQRLDALETFFERNRPWRGQFTFVQKATPSRTNIPAYQQLGETVRQRVERINDRFGTDEWQPIVYTEDILPQEDLCALYRNADVMVVSPVSDGMNLVAQEYLASNVDESGALVLSNRAGAHEMLGSHAYTIAPDRTDHFADTLERVLTTARGEKRQRISVLRDRVFDADLDSWMRDQFVQMQRLRTGTDSYDDLSNGYQSPV; this is encoded by the coding sequence ATGCGAGATATTGAGGAGCGAGGTCAGTCGATCGGACGACGAAATGTGTCTACCACTAACCGTATCGACTCCAACTATCAGCGTGAAGGGCAAACCGAACTCAGCACGCAGTCTCCGTCTCTGTCCACCGTTTGCCCTGAATCCTTAATCGTAGTTTCGAACCGACAGCCGTACCGCCACGAATTCGACGATGCGACCGACGGATCCAGCGACTCCGATTCAGATTCTCGACCGGCCGAAAGCGGCCATTCCACCGAACCTGACCGGAAGATAACGGTCGACGAGCCGGCCGGTGGCCTTACTGCGGGACTCGATCCAGTCCTCTGTCGTTCGAACGGAACCTGGATCGCGTGGGGTGATGGCGAGGCGGACGAACTAGCAGTCGATCAGAACGATTGCGTGCACGTGCCCCCAGATGACGAAGCCTATACGCTTCGTCGGCTCTGGCTTTCTGACGAAGCAGTAGATTCGTACTATTATGGCTTCAGTAATCGCGTTCTGTGGCCGTTGTGCCACGGATTCGAACATCTCCTAGACGACCGACCGGGGGACCTCGAGTGGTATCGACGAGTCAACGAACAGTTCGCGACGGCCGTCTCCGAGCACGTATCCGAGGAGTCGGTGGTCTGGCTGCAGGACTACCACCTCGGCTTCGCGCCGGCACTGATCCGAGAGCGGGTTCCCGATTCGGTAACGATCGCGCATTTCTGGCACATTCCGTGGCCGTCACCGGAGACGTTTGATCACTGTCCGGCGGGTAGGGAACTGCTGGCCGGATTGCTCGGGAACGATCTGCTCGGTTTCCACGTCGACCGGTACGCGGAATTGTTCGTGGAGTGTGTCGATACCCACCTTCCTGATGCAACCGTCCATCGTCCCACTCGGACGATCAGATACGACGGAAACGAAACTCGAGTCGTAGCGACGCCGATGGGCGTCGATGCACCTACCTACGCGACGACCTCCCGTGAGGTCGATTCGGGTCAATGGTCCTCGATTTGCTCGAAATACGATATTTCACAGTCGAATGCGATCGGACTCGGCGTCGATCGACTCGATTACACGAAAGGCATTCCGCAGCGACTCGATGCGCTCGAAACCTTCTTCGAACGAAATCGTCCGTGGCGCGGGCAGTTTACGTTCGTTCAGAAAGCGACGCCATCCCGGACGAACATCCCTGCGTACCAGCAGTTAGGGGAGACTGTCCGACAGCGAGTTGAGCGAATCAACGACCGATTCGGGACCGATGAGTGGCAACCGATCGTCTACACGGAAGACATCCTTCCCCAGGAAGACCTGTGTGCGCTGTACCGGAACGCAGATGTCATGGTCGTCAGTCCAGTCAGCGATGGAATGAACCTGGTCGCACAGGAGTACCTGGCCTCGAATGTCGACGAATCTGGGGCGCTCGTGTTGAGCAATCGAGCCGGTGCACACGAAATGCTCGGCTCGCACGCGTATACGATCGCACCCGACAGAACCGATCACTTCGCCGACACCCTCGAGCGTGTCTTAACGACGGCTCGAGGGGAGAAACGGCAACGAATATCGGTGCTTCGAGACCGTGTGTTCGACGCTGATCTGGACTCGTGGATGCGAGATCAGTTCGTTCAGATGCAGCGTCTCCGTACCGGTACTGATAGCTACGACGATCTGTCGAACGGATATCAGTCACCGGTGTAA
- a CDS encoding cobyric acid synthase, with the protein MTRTILIAGTASHVGKSTVAAGLCRYLANRGVSVAPFKGQNMSNNARVVVRPADATETPSGERAAQDHPDQSNQWGEIGVSQYVQAKASGITPTTDMNPVLLKPRGNGESQLVVRGTALTHLSAGAYYEDYWTTAKDAASESYRRLATDHDVIVAEGAGSIAEINLHDRDLANVETARIADASILLLVDIERGGAFASLYGTLELLPDALRDRVVGAVITKFRGDSSLLEPGIEEIEARTNVPILGVIPYDDPGLPEEDSVALPGPGDRKTIGVEDDLRRDRHLTIAVPRLPHISNATDLEALAATPSVAVEYVPLEDGDAISERADAIVIPGTKNTVDDLLALRTADIRTEIETFDGPIVGICGGYQLLGERITNASREGTGEQDVLEGIGLLPIETSFEGTKVLEQTTVTVDGNESPLLSGASGRASGYEIHVGKTAVLEEVRRPLGEASAARENVLGTYLHGLFENDNVRNAFLGHVADKAGHPTLEADNYTQYQHDSDTREPHESPYDRAATLVAENLDLSALGYPFE; encoded by the coding sequence ATGACACGAACGATCCTCATCGCCGGCACCGCGAGCCACGTCGGAAAATCCACGGTAGCCGCCGGACTGTGTCGATACCTCGCAAATCGTGGTGTGTCCGTCGCGCCGTTCAAAGGACAAAACATGAGTAACAACGCCCGCGTGGTCGTTCGACCGGCCGACGCCACAGAGACTCCCTCGGGGGAACGAGCGGCTCAAGACCACCCTGACCAGTCGAATCAGTGGGGCGAGATTGGCGTCTCTCAGTACGTCCAGGCGAAAGCTTCCGGGATCACTCCGACGACCGATATGAATCCGGTCTTGTTGAAACCGCGCGGGAACGGCGAAAGCCAACTCGTCGTCCGAGGAACTGCTCTCACGCATCTCTCGGCCGGGGCGTACTACGAGGACTATTGGACCACGGCGAAAGACGCGGCGAGTGAATCGTATCGACGCCTCGCGACGGATCACGACGTGATCGTCGCCGAAGGCGCGGGCAGTATCGCGGAGATCAACCTCCACGACCGCGACCTGGCGAACGTCGAAACAGCGCGTATCGCCGACGCGTCGATCCTCCTGCTCGTGGATATCGAACGCGGCGGCGCGTTCGCCAGTCTCTATGGAACGCTCGAGTTGCTTCCCGATGCCCTGCGCGATCGAGTCGTGGGGGCGGTTATCACCAAATTCCGCGGGGACAGCTCCCTCCTCGAGCCTGGTATCGAAGAGATCGAAGCGCGGACGAACGTACCGATACTCGGCGTGATCCCCTACGACGACCCGGGCCTCCCCGAAGAAGACAGCGTCGCGCTTCCCGGACCCGGAGACCGAAAGACGATCGGCGTCGAGGACGACCTCCGGCGTGATCGACATCTCACGATCGCCGTTCCTCGACTACCGCACATTTCGAACGCGACCGATCTCGAGGCGCTCGCAGCCACGCCAAGTGTCGCAGTCGAGTACGTACCCCTCGAGGACGGGGACGCTATTTCGGAGCGGGCGGACGCCATCGTCATTCCGGGCACCAAGAACACGGTAGACGACCTCCTGGCGCTTCGGACGGCGGATATCCGGACTGAGATTGAAACGTTTGACGGGCCGATCGTCGGGATCTGTGGCGGCTATCAGCTGCTTGGTGAACGAATTACGAACGCATCACGCGAGGGAACAGGTGAGCAAGACGTCCTCGAAGGAATCGGGCTCCTTCCGATCGAAACGTCCTTCGAGGGGACCAAAGTCCTCGAGCAAACCACCGTGACGGTCGACGGAAACGAATCACCGCTTCTCTCCGGCGCGAGCGGCCGTGCCTCAGGGTACGAGATACACGTCGGCAAAACTGCAGTGCTCGAGGAGGTCAGACGACCCCTGGGTGAAGCTAGCGCCGCCCGCGAGAACGTCCTCGGGACGTACTTGCACGGACTCTTCGAAAACGACAACGTCCGTAACGCATTTCTCGGTCACGTCGCCGACAAGGCGGGCCACCCGACGCTCGAGGCTGATAATTATACACAGTATCAGCACGATTCGGATACACGCGAGCCACATGAATCCCCCTACGACCGGGCAGCGACGCTCGTCGCCGAAAACCTCGACTTATCGGCGCTCGGATATCCTTTCGAATGA
- a CDS encoding MTH865 family protein, with the protein MTEPDTEDVRRQLVDAFEGADYPVSNPMELLPALPNGPATTFESGTFSMSVLELRSAAQETDGASDRFPYETPEALADDIVEGLQDAGKLPNEG; encoded by the coding sequence ATGACAGAACCCGACACCGAAGACGTTCGACGACAGTTGGTCGATGCATTCGAGGGTGCGGACTACCCGGTTTCGAATCCGATGGAACTCCTGCCGGCGCTTCCGAACGGGCCTGCGACGACGTTCGAGTCCGGGACGTTTTCGATGTCTGTGCTCGAGCTTCGCAGCGCAGCCCAAGAAACCGATGGCGCGTCGGATCGGTTTCCCTACGAAACGCCCGAAGCACTCGCCGATGATATCGTCGAGGGGCTACAGGACGCTGGAAAACTCCCGAACGAAGGATGA
- a CDS encoding Cdc6/Cdc18 family protein, whose translation MSSSGDDLFTRDDHIFENKELLEINHLPEEGRIVGRDDEIADLANAVNPAIFGQSPSNLLIYGKTGTGKSLCAKHISERLVRVAKEEGVTAEFAYVDCAQDNTETQAVQTIAHSMNNSEATDIKIPDKGLSTSTYYKRLWQVLDTQYGVVLIILDEVDKLDDDDILMQLSRAGEAGKLTDCKIGVIGISNKIKYKDRMDERVKSSLCEREFVFPPYDANQLRDIMQARSDAFKDGVLEPSVIPRAAALAAREHGDARKAIDILRYAGEIAQSNSSETVREEFVVQARERAETDRFRELIRGSTPHSRYVLQALAVLSLNETDEDGFRTTRIFDVYEEICRQEGSDTLSLRRVRDLLKEHAFLDIIEQSRQSGGSAEGSYTEHQLLEDPDVVQKVLVETVESSQQ comes from the coding sequence ATGTCGAGTTCCGGCGATGATCTGTTCACTCGAGACGATCACATATTCGAGAACAAAGAACTCCTCGAGATCAATCACTTACCAGAGGAGGGCCGTATCGTCGGTCGAGACGACGAGATAGCCGATCTCGCGAACGCTGTCAATCCTGCTATCTTCGGACAGAGCCCCAGCAATCTGTTGATTTACGGGAAGACGGGAACTGGCAAATCGCTCTGTGCCAAGCATATTTCCGAGCGGCTTGTGAGGGTCGCCAAAGAAGAGGGTGTCACCGCGGAGTTTGCGTACGTCGATTGTGCACAGGACAACACGGAAACGCAGGCCGTCCAGACCATCGCCCATTCGATGAACAATTCGGAGGCCACCGATATCAAAATCCCAGACAAGGGACTGAGTACCTCTACCTACTACAAGCGCCTCTGGCAGGTTCTCGATACGCAGTACGGCGTCGTCCTCATTATTCTGGACGAAGTCGACAAACTCGATGACGACGATATCCTAATGCAATTGTCTCGCGCGGGCGAGGCCGGCAAGCTAACGGACTGCAAGATCGGCGTCATCGGTATCAGTAACAAGATCAAGTACAAGGATCGAATGGACGAACGAGTCAAGTCATCGCTTTGCGAGCGAGAGTTCGTCTTCCCACCGTACGACGCCAATCAACTTCGAGACATTATGCAAGCCCGAAGCGACGCGTTCAAAGATGGCGTGCTCGAGCCGTCGGTCATCCCTCGAGCAGCGGCTCTCGCCGCCCGCGAACACGGGGATGCCAGAAAGGCCATCGACATTCTTCGGTACGCCGGGGAGATCGCCCAATCGAACTCGAGCGAAACCGTTCGCGAGGAGTTCGTGGTTCAGGCTCGCGAACGAGCCGAAACTGACCGCTTCCGCGAGCTGATCCGGGGGTCGACACCACACTCTCGGTACGTACTTCAGGCGCTTGCAGTCCTTTCGCTGAACGAAACCGACGAGGACGGCTTCCGGACGACCCGTATTTTCGACGTCTACGAGGAGATCTGTCGCCAGGAAGGATCGGATACACTGTCGCTTCGTCGGGTCAGGGATCTGCTGAAAGAACACGCGTTTCTCGACATCATCGAACAGTCGCGACAGAGCGGCGGAAGTGCTGAAGGAAGTTACACCGAGCATCAACTGCTCGAGGATCCTGACGTAGTACAGAAGGTCCTCGTCGAGACGGTCGAGTCCAGCCAGCAGTGA
- a CDS encoding bacterio-opsin activator domain-containing protein produces the protein MSDDIPHDVALVSTADRSRLKPAFDEDDRVSVHQISDPAEDTPPYAATGQTGIVLELEDPETVKAVLERIQPGNTAQKVVVAPRNGSERLATVAFREGATDYVFEQSTTAAVDRIVDALEQQATHLGQVGIPMGHAVDEDEQLFGRALPEEAFIIDENGTYLDAQISADASNLYSLPADDLIGLKLDDVFPTPVATELQNCVTRTIESGEIQSIEYTAQTVEGVRRFEARVVLIDEPINDVRAVVWLARDITDLRAKQQKLRSRHERLERTNEINEIIKEVIKTVVEAPTRSAIERNVCDRLVESDLYRCAVIAGIGSESSVLYRVGSGGMDSELKALLEQNLEYDRLLETGEIQSFSNGTHGNQLPEPLANIGTDHDINSAIVVPIDHDEVVYGVLAVFATRTNAFGSRECDSFRLLGESIGFSINAVKNRQLLFSDSVVELEIRIDDGNAISFDLSEKYDCTCSLKWAGTTTSGKTYQYVLVDGIDGEIVREEANQHDSVQECRVVHSGNQQCIIELRLVESGVRALSNLGVAIRDITVEDNVGTCLLDVPRDADIREILNALGRIYQNTELVARREVDRSVQTMAEKQDRILDTLTEKQLTTLRLAYYGGYFDWPRGSTGEEIAQAMDVAPPTMHQHLRKALQELLREFLEEGTRTNFDI, from the coding sequence ATGAGTGATGATATCCCCCACGATGTCGCGCTAGTTTCGACAGCAGATCGAAGTCGGCTGAAACCTGCATTCGACGAAGACGATCGCGTGAGCGTCCACCAGATCAGCGATCCGGCAGAGGACACGCCACCCTACGCCGCGACCGGCCAAACTGGAATCGTGTTGGAACTCGAGGATCCAGAAACCGTTAAGGCGGTTCTCGAACGGATTCAACCGGGTAATACAGCCCAAAAGGTCGTCGTTGCGCCGAGAAATGGGAGCGAGCGCCTAGCGACGGTCGCCTTTCGAGAAGGGGCTACTGACTACGTCTTCGAACAGTCGACGACGGCAGCCGTCGATCGCATCGTCGACGCGCTCGAACAGCAAGCGACACACCTCGGGCAGGTAGGAATCCCGATGGGACACGCGGTCGACGAAGACGAACAGCTGTTCGGACGGGCGCTTCCGGAAGAAGCATTTATCATCGACGAAAACGGCACGTACCTCGACGCACAGATCAGTGCCGATGCCTCGAATCTGTACTCGCTTCCTGCAGACGATCTCATCGGACTGAAGCTCGACGACGTTTTTCCGACGCCGGTTGCGACCGAGTTACAAAACTGCGTCACCCGAACTATCGAAAGCGGCGAGATCCAATCGATCGAATACACAGCACAGACAGTCGAAGGTGTCCGGCGGTTCGAAGCCCGCGTCGTTCTCATAGACGAACCGATCAACGACGTTCGAGCAGTCGTCTGGCTCGCCAGAGATATTACGGATCTGCGAGCAAAACAGCAGAAATTGCGATCTCGACACGAGCGCCTCGAGCGGACGAACGAAATCAACGAGATCATCAAAGAGGTCATCAAAACGGTCGTCGAAGCACCGACTCGGTCCGCGATCGAGCGAAACGTGTGCGATCGACTCGTCGAATCGGACCTCTATCGCTGTGCCGTCATCGCAGGAATTGGGAGTGAATCCAGCGTCTTGTATCGGGTTGGCAGCGGCGGAATGGATTCCGAACTGAAAGCACTGCTCGAACAAAATCTCGAGTACGACCGTCTCCTCGAGACTGGCGAAATACAATCGTTCAGCAATGGCACCCACGGGAATCAGCTCCCTGAACCGCTCGCAAACATCGGCACCGACCACGACATCAATTCGGCAATCGTGGTTCCGATCGATCACGACGAGGTCGTCTACGGCGTTCTCGCCGTATTTGCGACCAGAACAAATGCGTTCGGCTCGAGAGAGTGCGATAGTTTTCGATTGCTGGGTGAATCGATCGGGTTCTCGATTAATGCGGTGAAAAACCGACAGCTCCTCTTTTCTGATTCGGTCGTCGAACTCGAGATTAGAATCGACGATGGAAACGCTATTTCGTTCGATCTATCGGAGAAATACGACTGCACGTGTTCGCTGAAGTGGGCGGGAACGACGACGAGTGGGAAGACGTATCAGTACGTTCTAGTCGACGGTATCGACGGTGAAATCGTGCGTGAAGAGGCAAATCAGCACGATTCCGTCCAAGAATGTCGCGTCGTCCACAGCGGAAACCAGCAGTGTATCATCGAACTTCGACTCGTCGAATCGGGAGTCCGCGCGCTCTCGAATCTCGGCGTGGCAATCAGGGATATTACTGTCGAGGACAACGTCGGAACCTGCCTCCTTGACGTCCCAAGAGATGCGGACATCAGAGAGATCCTCAACGCGCTCGGGCGAATATACCAGAATACCGAACTCGTCGCCAGACGGGAGGTCGACCGATCCGTACAGACGATGGCGGAAAAGCAGGATCGAATCCTCGATACGCTGACGGAAAAGCAACTTACGACACTTCGGCTGGCGTACTATGGCGGCTACTTCGATTGGCCCCGTGGAAGCACGGGCGAAGAAATCGCCCAGGCGATGGACGTTGCGCCGCCAACGATGCACCAGCACCTTCGAAAGGCACTACAGGAACTTCTCCGTGAATTTCTCGAGGAAGGAACGAGAACGAATTTCGACATCTGA
- the otsB gene encoding trehalose-phosphatase has translation MLKDIPSPVDEQLPRIRSAVREANNILLCLDFDGTLAPIVDDPAKATPTDAVVDALEDLSSNPTIRTAVVSGRSLTDVRSRVDSPNLFAGNHGLEIQRNGSISVHPIAQKRATLVDTVCSQLAKTFEPVPHCWVENKRLTGSVHFRLASTHRLETIKNVAKSVIKRIGQGLLEHSYGKRVIEISPRIPWGKGNAVELLELSAPTDSLVVYLGDDTTDESAFEVVEPDGIGIRVGGPSTSWASARVRSPAAVASFLHWIGTAGPPHATETPAKLEETLSQRSA, from the coding sequence ATGCTGAAGGATATTCCAAGCCCCGTCGACGAGCAGTTGCCACGAATCCGGTCAGCGGTTCGCGAGGCGAACAACATCTTGCTCTGTCTCGACTTCGACGGGACGCTGGCACCCATCGTCGACGATCCGGCGAAGGCAACACCGACCGATGCAGTAGTCGACGCACTGGAGGACCTCTCTTCGAATCCAACGATTCGGACAGCAGTCGTGAGTGGTCGCTCTCTCACCGATGTTCGCTCTCGAGTCGATAGCCCGAATCTCTTCGCAGGAAATCACGGGCTCGAAATCCAGCGCAATGGCTCGATTTCGGTCCATCCGATCGCCCAGAAACGAGCGACGCTTGTCGACACTGTCTGTTCGCAACTTGCGAAAACGTTTGAGCCCGTCCCACACTGTTGGGTCGAAAATAAACGGTTGACGGGGTCAGTTCACTTTCGGTTGGCCTCAACTCATCGACTCGAGACGATCAAGAACGTCGCGAAGTCGGTCATCAAGCGAATCGGTCAGGGTCTTCTGGAGCATTCGTATGGGAAACGCGTTATCGAAATCTCCCCACGGATTCCATGGGGAAAAGGTAACGCTGTCGAGTTGCTCGAGCTTTCAGCGCCGACGGATTCGCTGGTCGTCTACCTCGGCGACGATACGACCGATGAGTCGGCATTCGAGGTCGTCGAACCCGATGGGATCGGAATTCGCGTCGGTGGGCCGTCCACGTCTTGGGCGTCCGCTCGAGTCAGGTCGCCTGCTGCGGTCGCCTCGTTTTTGCACTGGATCGGGACTGCAGGACCGCCACACGCGACCGAGACCCCGGCGAAGCTTGAAGAGACACTTTCCCAGCGGTCCGCATAG
- a CDS encoding MTH865 family protein produces the protein MADEAELRDQMTEAFEGADYPISSPMDLVPALPNGPGTKFESEDFSMTAMELNTKLSGGDFPYESVDAFVDDVIEDLKDQGEI, from the coding sequence ATGGCAGATGAAGCTGAACTCCGAGACCAGATGACCGAGGCGTTCGAAGGCGCAGACTACCCCATTTCGAGTCCAATGGACCTCGTTCCGGCGCTTCCAAACGGACCCGGAACGAAATTCGAGTCCGAGGATTTCTCGATGACGGCGATGGAACTGAACACGAAACTGTCCGGTGGGGACTTCCCCTACGAATCCGTCGACGCCTTCGTCGACGACGTGATCGAAGATTTGAAAGATCAGGGTGAAATCTAG